GCCGCTGCTCGTTCCCGACGTCCGAAAGGACCCCCGCTACGTCCAGGCGAATCCCGCGGTGATGTCCGAGATGGCGGTGCCGGTCAAATGGGGATCCGAGGTGATGGGGGTCATCAACCTCGACCATTATCATGTGGGGGGATTCACCGAGGAGGACCTCGAACTGCTCACGGCGTTCGGCAACGCGGCGGCGGTGGCGCTGCGCAACGCCAACGCCCTCTGTGGATGGCCGCGGAAGGCGGACCCCCCGAAAGAATGACCCCCGTGCATGGAACCATACTCGTCGCCCGTCCCTTATGGCCCGTCCTCGGGCGCGTCGGGGACCTGTTGTCCCGCCGCGGGTACTCGGTGGAGACGGCCGGTTCCTGGAGCGCGCTCCTCGCGGAACCGGGAAGGCGGGCGGAGCTCGCCGCGGTCTTGCTGGGGGAGTACGGAAGCGTCGCCGAGGAAGAGGAGATCCTGCGGCGGTTCCGGGACGGGGGCGGCCCCGGAATTCCCGTGCTCCTGATCGGAGGGCAGAGCGCTGTCCGGCGGACCCGCCGGTTCCGGCAGGCGGGGGCGGACATGGTCTTCGCCGCCGACCTTTCGGAAGAGGAGATCCTCGACCGCGCGCAGCCGCTCCTCGCGTACGGGGAGATGTACCGGAACGCCGTCCTCGCCGGCCGGGAGTTTTCGGACTTCGCCATGCGGGATGGACTGACCGGATTGCCCGACCGGCGCCGTTTTTCCCTCGATCTCGCGCGTTCCGCGGAGACCGCCCGCCGCATCGGGCGGCCCTTGTCGTGCATCGTAACGGATATCGACGATCTCCGGCGCGTCAACGAGGCGTATGGGCCGGGGGTGGGGGACAGCGTGCTCCGGCAGTTCGGGGAGGTGTTGAACAGAGCGAAAAGGAGTTACGACACCGTCGCACGCCTGGGCGGGGACGAGTTCGTGTGGCTCCTGCTGGGAGCGGGCGGCGACGAAGCGGTCCGGGCGGCGGGCAGGGCGCACCGGCTGGTTTCCGATAGCGTCTTCAACGAGACCCACGAACCGGTCCGCGTGACCGCCACCTTCGGCGTGGCGTCTCTCTCCCCCGGGGGGGAGTGGAACGCGCAGGCCCTCGTGGAAAACGCCGACCGCGCCCTGTACTGGGGGAAGGAAAGCGGAAAGAACATGGTACGGTTCTACCCGCCCGGGAAGGAGGTTCCCGATGCGTAGGGAGATCCTGGTCTACCCCGATCCGTTCCTCGCGCGGAAGGCGGTCTCCGTGGCTGCGGTGGACTACCGGATCCGCGCCCTCATCCGCGACATGTTCGAGACGATGTACGCCGCGGAAGGGGTGGGGCTCGCCGCGACCCAGGTGGGGGTGGGGAAGCGGGTCATCGTCCTCGACGTCTCCCCCGTGGACGAGACGATCGCCCCCGTCGCCGTGGTCAACCCCGAGATCGTCTCGCGGGACGGATCGGTCACGGGCGTCGAGGGGTGCCTGAGCGTCCCCGGGGTCCAGGGCGAGGTGTGCCGCGCCGAAACCGTCGAAGTGCGCGGCATGGACGAGCAGGGGAAGCCGCTTCGGATCCGGGCGACCGGGATCCTCTCCCGCGCGCTGCAGCACGAGATCGACCATCTCGACGGGGTCCTTTTCATCGATCGTCTTTTCTCCTCCGCGTCGGCCTCCGCGAAGTGATCCGCCCGTCGCCCGGTCCCGGCGCCGCCCGGTTGCGCACGGTGTTCATGGGAACGCCGTGGTTCGCCGTCCCTTCCCTCGCCGCCCTCGCGGAATCCGTGGACGTGACCCTCGTCCTGTGCAACCCGGACCGGCCCGCGGGGCGCGGACGATCGATGGCGTCGCCCCCGGTCAAGGAGGAGGCGGTGCGGCGCGGGATCCCCGTCTTCCAGCCGGAAAAGGCGCGCCATCCCGACGCCGTCGCCCGGATCGCCGCCGAGGCGCCCGACCTGATCGTCGTCGTCGCGTACGGCCATATCCTCCCGAAATCGATCCTCGTCATCCCGCGCCTCGGGTGCATCAACGTCCACGCCTCCCTCCTCCCGAAATACCGCGGCGCCGCGCCGATCAACTGGGCGGTGGCGCGGGGCGAAACGGCGACGGGGATCACCATCATGCGGATGGACGAGGGGATGGATACGGGCCCCATGCTGTACGTCCGGGAGATGCCGATCGGCGAGGACGACACCGCGGAGACGATGTTTTCGAAACTGTCGATTCTCGGGGCCGAGGCGCTGGGCGAGGCGCTGCGCAAGCTGCGGGAGGGGACGCTCGACGAGACGCCGCAGGACGCCGCCCTCGCGACGCACGCCCCGATGCTTACGAAGGAGCACGGCCGGATCGACTGGAGCCGCCCGGCGGTGGAGGTGCGCAACCTGGTCCGCGGGATGACGCCGTGGCCCTCCGCGTTCGCGCTTCACGCGGGGAAGATGCTCAAGGTCCTCTCGTCGGCCGTCGCCGTGGAATCGTGCGCGGGGGGGGAGTCCGGCGGAATCGTGGCGCTCGGGCGCGACGGGATCGCGGTCGCCTGCGGGGAAGGGGTCCTCCGCCTTCAGGTCGTGCAGCCCGAGGGGGGGAAGGCGATGGACGCGTGGGCGTACGCCCAGGGGCGGCGCATGGCGACGGGGGAGCGGCTATCGTAAGGGACGCGGCGATCTCGGTCCTGGCCCGGGTCGACCGCGACGAGGCCTTCGCCGACACCGTGCTCGACCGCGCGCTCCGCGAGGCGGGCTTTTCCGATCCCCGCGACCGGGGGCTCCTGACCGAGCTCGTGATGGGGACTCTCCGGCGGCGCGGCACGATCGACTTCGCCCTTCTGCCGTTCCTCTCCCGTCCTCTCGAACAGACCGACGCGTACGTCCGGAACGCCCTCCGCGTGGGGGCGTACCAGCTCTTTTACACCCGCATCCCCGACCGTGCGGCGCTGAACGAAACGGTGGCGGCGGTCAAGGCGGCGCGGGGCGGCGGCGCGGGGGGGTTCGTCAACGCGGTGCTGCGCGGGATCGTCCGCGCGGGAAAGGTTCCCGTCCTTCCCCCGGAGGGAGACCCCCGCCGGCTTCCCGCGGAGGGATCGGCCCCCAGGGATCTTGTCGACGCGTTCGCGACGTCGCTGGGGGAGGCCGAAGTGCCGGCGTACCTCGACGCGTGCCTCGAGAAACCGCCCTTCGCGGTGCGCGCCAACCCGTTCCGTGTCGTCACGGATGCGTTGGCGAGGCGATTCGCCGACGAAGGGAGAGACCCCGCCCCCTGCCGGTTCGCGCCGGACGGATTCGTCCTCGGCAAGCCCGCCGCGGTCTTTTCCGACGCCGCGTTCCTCGAAGGGACGTACCTCGTCATGGACGAAGGGGCGCAGCTGATCGCTCCGCTGCTTCGCCCCGAGCCGGGCGAGCGGATTCTCGACGCCTGCGCCGCGCCGGGCGGGAAGACGACGCACCTGTCCGCCCTCGCCGGAGGGAAAGC
The window above is part of the Deltaproteobacteria bacterium genome. Proteins encoded here:
- the fmt gene encoding methionyl-tRNA formyltransferase, translated to MIRPSPGPGAARLRTVFMGTPWFAVPSLAALAESVDVTLVLCNPDRPAGRGRSMASPPVKEEAVRRGIPVFQPEKARHPDAVARIAAEAPDLIVVVAYGHILPKSILVIPRLGCINVHASLLPKYRGAAPINWAVARGETATGITIMRMDEGMDTGPMLYVREMPIGEDDTAETMFSKLSILGAEALGEALRKLREGTLDETPQDAALATHAPMLTKEHGRIDWSRPAVEVRNLVRGMTPWPSAFALHAGKMLKVLSSAVAVESCAGGESGGIVALGRDGIAVACGEGVLRLQVVQPEGGKAMDAWAYAQGRRMATGERLS
- a CDS encoding GGDEF domain-containing protein, whose protein sequence is MHGTILVARPLWPVLGRVGDLLSRRGYSVETAGSWSALLAEPGRRAELAAVLLGEYGSVAEEEEILRRFRDGGGPGIPVLLIGGQSAVRRTRRFRQAGADMVFAADLSEEEILDRAQPLLAYGEMYRNAVLAGREFSDFAMRDGLTGLPDRRRFSLDLARSAETARRIGRPLSCIVTDIDDLRRVNEAYGPGVGDSVLRQFGEVLNRAKRSYDTVARLGGDEFVWLLLGAGGDEAVRAAGRAHRLVSDSVFNETHEPVRVTATFGVASLSPGGEWNAQALVENADRALYWGKESGKNMVRFYPPGKEVPDA
- the def gene encoding peptide deformylase, yielding MRREILVYPDPFLARKAVSVAAVDYRIRALIRDMFETMYAAEGVGLAATQVGVGKRVIVLDVSPVDETIAPVAVVNPEIVSRDGSVTGVEGCLSVPGVQGEVCRAETVEVRGMDEQGKPLRIRATGILSRALQHEIDHLDGVLFIDRLFSSASASAK
- the rsmB gene encoding 16S rRNA (cytosine(967)-C(5))-methyltransferase RsmB, coding for MGVRPGAAHGDGGAAIVRDAAISVLARVDRDEAFADTVLDRALREAGFSDPRDRGLLTELVMGTLRRRGTIDFALLPFLSRPLEQTDAYVRNALRVGAYQLFYTRIPDRAALNETVAAVKAARGGGAGGFVNAVLRGIVRAGKVPVLPPEGDPRRLPAEGSAPRDLVDAFATSLGEAEVPAYLDACLEKPPFAVRANPFRVVTDALARRFADEGRDPAPCRFAPDGFVLGKPAAVFSDAAFLEGTYLVMDEGAQLIAPLLRPEPGERILDACAAPGGKTTHLSALAGGKAEILAADVSALRLRMLREVVTRTGAPGIRTALHDLSRAPLTPSCGLFDKVLVDAPCTGMGVIRRNPDAKWRFRPDGPRRMARVQSAILRNAWEALKPGGMLVYCTCSPLREEDEEVVAGFLADHPEAAVAPRPDGWPGPADAWTEDGFLRLYPHRHGTDAFFAALLRKP